Genomic DNA from Oscillatoria salina IIICB1:
ACGGATATTACAAGCATGACGTAGCTTGTGAGCAGTGAAAAGTTTAATATTCTCTCTCATCCACCCAGCGTACATATTTCCGGTTCTGTATCCTGCTCTAGTTCTTTCTTGTGGATTTTTGTAGTCTGGTAAAACCTCAGTAAGCGGTTGGTTAACTAAGTCGAAAGTCTCAAACCAATTTTTACCTTTAGGCATGAATGGTAGTGCTAAACGTTTACCTGTTTTACCTTTCTCAATTACTAGGATTTTCTCGGTGTTGTTCGGGTCGTTAATAGCAGGAATGATTTTGTCGTTACCTTGATACTCAATAGCCTCTTTTGGGTCATTTTCTCCGTCATCATCTATCACGATAAATTCACCGTTTTTGATAACAACTGGATTATCCCAATTCATGATAAAGAATGCCTCGTGTACTCTTAATCCGTAAATGGCGAGTATTCCATAAAGACGGAGCGACTTCATGTTTCGTATTGCGTTGATTTTCCTGTAAGCTTCAATTACACATTTTTGCTTTGCTTCTTTCCAGACATTCTCAATCTCTTTATCATCTGGCAGATAACTATTGCGTTTTTGAGTAACAATACTTTCAGACTCTTTTTCTATCCACGCTAAGTATTTATTTGGTAGTTCCAAGATAGCTGAATTTCGCTTTATTGCTAGCAGATGTCTTAATTTTATCCCTCCCTGAAGTTTGCTGTCTGATAGCCACTGAGACAAGGCTTTAAGAGTGAATTCATTGCCATTATTTTGCCAACTTTCAAAGCGAGAAAAATTCTGGTAATAAACCGCACCTGGATTTTTATTTTTCTTTTTACGTCCTTCCCAGTCGTTGTTAATTACTTCCCAGGCGTCATGAAATGTCACTTTGTCTTTTACCGACTGTACTGCTGGAGATTGTTGACGCTGCTTCGGTTTACGTCCGATTAACTCGTCTTTCCATTCATCGGTGTATGTGCCACTGGTTAAGGCTTGGGTAATCTTAGTTGCTACTGTCTCAGCTTCTACCAGATGGCGCGTGTTGATTGGGGTATTAGCACCTCCCCAGTTATTCCGGACAGATTGGCGTTTAGCTTTACCGTTACTGCCTAGCAGGGTAGGGTGACTAAACTGAATCTCTAGGCTACCTTTCTTGATGCAGATAGCGGCTGTGCTACCATACTCACCCGCTTTTTTAATGCGCTCGTTAGCTTCGGTCACTAGGTGTGGAATGTTGTAACTACCGTCTTTCCAGGCTTCTGAGGGCTTAACTGTATCACTCATCTGTCACTCATCCTTTATGTGCTTTTTTATGTAACTTTGATGAGTAATAGTTTAACACGAATAACTTTAAAACTTTCTTTGATACACAACTTATCAGCGATCGCCTACCCGCATTTTTCAGTATCTCCTCTACCAGAGTGCCACAGTAGATACCACTCTGCTGCATTGAGTAAAACAGAAATTTTCGGCAATAGCGATTAACATTTGAAAGAAATAAGTGCAGAATTAGGAGTTGGAAAAATAGTGAGTCCAGAAACTCTGGTTCAAGATAACGTTGCCGAAAACATCTCTAACACAGAAACCGAAGCAGCTACAACTGATTTCGATCGCGAACAGTTTGATGCTAACGTGATGCACACCTACGGACGTTTTCCGATCGCGATCGCGCGAGGGGAAGGTTGTCGCGTCTGGGATACAGATGGAAAAGAGTATCTTGATTTTGTTGCGGGAATTGCTACTTGTACTCTCGGTCACGCGCATCCTGCTTTAATTGAAGCGGTGACTGAGCAAATTAAGAAGGTACATCACGTTTCTAATCTTTATTACATCCCCAAACAAGGTCAACTGGCAAAATGGTTGGTAGAACATTCTGGTTGCGATCGCGTGTTTTTCTGCAATTCTGGTGCGGAAGCGAATGAAGCGGCGATTAAATTAGCTCGTAAGTACGCTCATACGGTGTTAGATATTGCTGAACCTGTGATTTTAACGGCTAAGTCTAGCTTTCATGGACGGACTTTAGCGACGATTACTGCTACCGGACAGCCGAAATATCAAAAGGGTTTTGAGCCTTTGGTAGACGGATTCGAGTATATTCCTTATAACGATATCACCGCAGCAGAAGACGCGATCGGGGATTTGGATGAAGGTAATCGTCGGGTAGCGGCGATTTTAATCGAACCTTTACAAGGTGAAGGTGGTGTACGTCCTGGAGATTTAGAATATTTCCTGCGTTTGCGGAAAGTTTGCGATGAAACGGGTATTCTGCTGATTTTCGACGAAGTACAAACAGGTATGGGTCGTACTGGGAAGTATTGGGGACACGAAAACCTGGGTGTAGAAGCAGATATTTTTACTTCTGCGAAAGGTTTAGGCGGCGGAATTCCCATTGGCGCAATGATGTGTAAGAAATTCTGCGATGTCTTCGAGCCTGGGAACCATGCTAGCACATTTGGCGGTAATCCCTTCGCTTGTGCTGCGGCGATCGCTGTTGCTGAAACTCTCGAAAAAGAGAATCTACTGCATAATGTCGTCGAAAAAGGCGAACAGTTGCGTAAAAATCTCCGCGCGATCGCTCTTAACTATCCCGATCTTTTCGTTGATGTACGCGGTTGGGGTTTAATCGATGGTATGGAACTTAATCGTGATGTCGAACTTACTTCGATCGATATTGTTAAAGCCGCAATGGAAGAAGGTTTGTTAATCGCTCCTGCTGGACCTAAAGTCTTACGCTTTGTACCACCTTTAATTGTCTCAAGTGACGAAGTAGAACAAGCTTCTGAAACTTTGTCCAAGGTGATTCAAGCACTAGTTTAGCTTTACGCACTCAATAAGGCGAGCATTCTTTGAGTTTTTGTTGGAGAATGCTCGCTATTTTTACAGTTTTGGGAGAGATTATCGTCCTAATTGTACTCGCAGCGATCGCCTTTTTAGCTACTGTTACCCGGATTAATTAATACTAGCGACAACTTCTCCAGTTTCGCTGGTATCATAACCACCGAGAGCAATTAACTGAGAATGTAAGCGTCGGTGTCCTAAAATATTGAGTAACTGCTGGACTGGTTTTTCTGGCAAATAATCTTGCAAAATTGCTAAATCGTATCGCGACTTTTTTAAGGGAACAAAATCTAAGCCAAAAGCTGTGGCTAAAGCTTTGGTACTCACTCCCGCATCAATATTTTCATTTTTTACTGCATGAGCAACTTCTCGATGACTGCGAACAATATGAGAGAAACCTTGTATAGCATCGAAGGGGATTTTTGCTTTATTCAATAAATATTCTAAAAGTTGACGACTACCAGAGCCAATTTCGCGATTAACAATAGTAATATCTGGGTCAGATAACTGAGCGATAGTAGTCAAATTTTGCGGATTTCCTGGTTTAACTAGTAAACCTTCCTCCCAAATACCTAAATTAATCAGAACTGTAGGGCGATCGCCTAATACTTCTTTGACAAAACTGGTATTATAAGAATCAGTTTCGGGATCGTATAAATGCACGCCGGCAATATGTACTTCTCCCCGACGCAAACGGTGTAAGGCTTCCATACTGTTAGCAAAACTCCAATACACCCGTAAGTCAGGATACCAATGTTCGGCAACTTTTGCCCAAAGTGAAAGCACTGGAGTGCAACCAGCGATCGCTACTGTCCGATTTAAGTTTTCTGGTGCTGTCCAAAGTTTAACCTGAATTGGAGAATCTTCGCTTTCACACCAACCTTCACCATCGGCGGGAATCATCTCGGTGCGAAATGCGTCCTCTCCTAAAAGTGGATGAGCAATCAGTTTTCCCCCTACTTCCACTAAAGCAAGTCGGAAAGGGTAAGCAACCGGAACTGCTTGATTGGGTAGCGCTTCCAAGCTAAGATTTTCATTTTCTAACCAAAATAAATCTTCCACTCGACATCCTAATGCTTTCGCTAAACGCAAAGCAACTGTAGCTGAGGGAGCATATTGTCCCGACTCCACACCGCTAATTGCTTGACGAGAAACGCCAGCAATTTGCGCTAAATCTTGTTGACTCAAGCCTAAGCGACTGCGGATTTGTTTGATATTATTGCGTAATTCACTCTCATTCTTCATGGAAAATTGGCGCTTTCTTCGTCAAACTAGAAGGATTATCTACTTTTCCATCATAATTAACCGCAGTGGCTCTAATTGAATATACCAAGGAAAAGGTCGAGCTTTGATTTCCGTCCATTTTTCTTTATATACTTCGGCTTGCAGATGATATTCCTGAGAGTCGTAGGGTGGTTGATGTAGTTTCAGAAATAAAGTAACTCGGTGCTGAGTTTCGCTGGTAAAAACAAGCCAGCAAGGAAAAACATTTTCTTGGCTTGATTCTAAACTAAAAGTCAAATGATGAGCGCGAATTCCTACACAACTTAGTTGTTCGGGAATGGGTTCGACAACGCGCAAGTTACAGCCCCAATCAAGTGCTTTGATTCGTTGAGAGTCGATTTTTTGAGCGTGGGAAAAGTTTTTACATTCTGTCACCTGGGCAACTTTAAATGTTGGCGGTCGTTCAAAGATTTCTTGTTTCGATCCAGTCGCAATTACTTTTCCTTGGTCAAGAATTAATAAGTTATGGCAAAGACGATAAGCTTCTTCGAGTTTGTGGGTGATAAATAAGGTGACTCCTGGATAATTAGCCAGAGTTTCATTTAGTAGTTGTTCGATTTGACTGCGAAGATAAGTATCTAATGCGGAAAGAGGTTCATCTAAAAGTAATGCTTCTGGTTCGATTGCTAAAGCCCTCGCTAAGGCTACTCGCTGTTGTTGTCCGCCTGAAATTTGCTGTGGGTAGCGTTGTTCTAAACCCTGTAATTGCATCATTTTCAGGTATTTATTAACTCTTTGGCTGCGTTCTCGTGGCGGTAAATTTTGTAAACCGAAGGCGATATTTTGGGCGATAGTAAGATGGGGAAAAAGGGCGTAATTCTGGAAAACAAAACCAATTCTACGCTTACGACTGGGAAGATTGATTTTTCGTTGGGAATCAAATAAAATTCGTCCATTTAAAACAATTCGACCTTGATTTGGAGTTTCCAAACCAGCTAAACAACGTAAGGTCATGCTTTTTCCAGAACCGGATGCACCTAAAAGTCCTAAAGGTTTTTGAGCGCTAGTAAAGCTAACATTGAGTTGAAAGTTAGGTATGTTTTTTTGGAGATTGACTAAGAGTTCTGCTGGTTTTTGGGGAAGGGGCGATCGCGCGAATTTGCTAATCTGATTTTGGTTCGATATCTGAAAATCTTGAAACTGACCGAAAATTAGCAAATTGAGTAAACTTTTGCTAAAGGTACTTGATTTAAGCTGAGTAGTCTGCTTAGTATCTTGACGCTCGGACCAATAATTAATTGCCGCGATCGCACTTAAG
This window encodes:
- a CDS encoding aspartate aminotransferase family protein; amino-acid sequence: MSPETLVQDNVAENISNTETEAATTDFDREQFDANVMHTYGRFPIAIARGEGCRVWDTDGKEYLDFVAGIATCTLGHAHPALIEAVTEQIKKVHHVSNLYYIPKQGQLAKWLVEHSGCDRVFFCNSGAEANEAAIKLARKYAHTVLDIAEPVILTAKSSFHGRTLATITATGQPKYQKGFEPLVDGFEYIPYNDITAAEDAIGDLDEGNRRVAAILIEPLQGEGGVRPGDLEYFLRLRKVCDETGILLIFDEVQTGMGRTGKYWGHENLGVEADIFTSAKGLGGGIPIGAMMCKKFCDVFEPGNHASTFGGNPFACAAAIAVAETLEKENLLHNVVEKGEQLRKNLRAIALNYPDLFVDVRGWGLIDGMELNRDVELTSIDIVKAAMEEGLLIAPAGPKVLRFVPPLIVSSDEVEQASETLSKVIQALV
- a CDS encoding substrate-binding domain-containing protein, giving the protein MKNESELRNNIKQIRSRLGLSQQDLAQIAGVSRQAISGVESGQYAPSATVALRLAKALGCRVEDLFWLENENLSLEALPNQAVPVAYPFRLALVEVGGKLIAHPLLGEDAFRTEMIPADGEGWCESEDSPIQVKLWTAPENLNRTVAIAGCTPVLSLWAKVAEHWYPDLRVYWSFANSMEALHRLRRGEVHIAGVHLYDPETDSYNTSFVKEVLGDRPTVLINLGIWEEGLLVKPGNPQNLTTIAQLSDPDITIVNREIGSGSRQLLEYLLNKAKIPFDAIQGFSHIVRSHREVAHAVKNENIDAGVSTKALATAFGLDFVPLKKSRYDLAILQDYLPEKPVQQLLNILGHRRLHSQLIALGGYDTSETGEVVASIN
- the modB gene encoding molybdate ABC transporter permease subunit — translated: MTEIDLSPLWISLKTSLVATIFAFFLGITAARWMVNYQGKGKEIIDGIFTLPLVLPPTVIGFFLLLLLGRNSPVGKLLQQQGINIIFTWSAAVIAATVVAFPLMYKTVRGAFEQVDDDLINCARTLGVSEWKLFWLILLPLAGSGVVAGTILAFARALGEFGATLMVAGSIPGKTQTIPIAIFFAAEAGKMGQAFNWVLVMVAISLSAIAAINYWSERQDTKQTTQLKSSTFSKSLLNLLIFGQFQDFQISNQNQISKFARSPLPQKPAELLVNLQKNIPNFQLNVSFTSAQKPLGLLGASGSGKSMTLRCLAGLETPNQGRIVLNGRILFDSQRKINLPSRKRRIGFVFQNYALFPHLTIAQNIAFGLQNLPPRERSQRVNKYLKMMQLQGLEQRYPQQISGGQQQRVALARALAIEPEALLLDEPLSALDTYLRSQIEQLLNETLANYPGVTLFITHKLEEAYRLCHNLLILDQGKVIATGSKQEIFERPPTFKVAQVTECKNFSHAQKIDSQRIKALDWGCNLRVVEPIPEQLSCVGIRAHHLTFSLESSQENVFPCWLVFTSETQHRVTLFLKLHQPPYDSQEYHLQAEVYKEKWTEIKARPFPWYIQLEPLRLIMMEK